One window of Cellulomonas shaoxiangyii genomic DNA carries:
- the nusG gene encoding transcription termination/antitermination protein NusG, protein MSQDSYEPTPGAEAELADALTSVEAVDAGPGHEVDDDAAEDATDAATDAAVEDEATDVADADEADDDAAADPADEAPDAEGDEDAAATDEDAPEDDAPDPDEDPVAAFKAKLRTLPGDWFVIHSYAGYENRVKANLESRTQSLNMEDYIHQVEVPMEEVVEIKNAQRKVVKRVRIPGYVLVRMDLTDESWGAVRHTPGVTGFVGHTHQPVPLTLDEVFSMLAPTLETKAPTQQAAKAAAKAVEVDFTVGESVTVTDGGPFDTLPATISEINVESQKLKVLVSLFGRETPVELSFSQVSKI, encoded by the coding sequence GTGTCGCAGGACTCGTACGAGCCCACCCCGGGCGCCGAGGCCGAGCTGGCCGACGCCCTGACGTCCGTCGAGGCCGTCGACGCCGGTCCGGGGCACGAGGTCGACGACGACGCGGCCGAGGACGCCACCGACGCCGCCACCGACGCTGCGGTCGAGGACGAGGCGACCGACGTCGCCGACGCCGACGAGGCGGACGACGACGCAGCAGCCGACCCCGCGGACGAGGCTCCCGACGCCGAGGGCGACGAGGACGCGGCCGCGACGGACGAGGACGCGCCCGAGGACGACGCGCCGGACCCCGACGAGGACCCCGTGGCCGCGTTCAAGGCCAAGCTCCGCACCCTGCCGGGCGACTGGTTCGTCATCCACTCGTACGCCGGTTACGAGAACCGCGTGAAGGCGAACCTCGAGTCGCGCACGCAGTCGCTCAACATGGAGGACTACATCCACCAGGTGGAGGTCCCCATGGAGGAGGTCGTGGAGATCAAGAACGCGCAGCGCAAGGTCGTCAAGCGCGTCCGGATCCCCGGCTACGTCCTCGTGCGGATGGACCTCACCGACGAGTCGTGGGGCGCGGTGCGGCACACGCCGGGCGTCACCGGGTTCGTCGGGCACACGCACCAGCCGGTGCCGCTGACGCTGGACGAGGTCTTCTCGATGCTCGCGCCGACGCTCGAGACCAAGGCCCCCACGCAGCAGGCCGCCAAGGCCGCCGCGAAGGCCGTCGAGGTCGACTTCACGGTCGGCGAGTCGGTGACCGTCACGGACGGCGGTCCCTTCGACACGCTGCCCGCGACGATCTCGGAGATCAACGTCGAGAGCCAGAAGCTCAAGGTCCTCGTCTCGCTCTTCGGCCGGGAGACCCCGGTCGAGCTGTCCTTCAGCCAGGTCTCGAAGATCTGA
- the rplA gene encoding 50S ribosomal protein L1: MAQHSKAYRSALEKIEPGRVYAPLEAVRLAQATSTTSYDATVEVAFRLGVDPRKADQMVRGTVNLPHGTGKTARVIVFAVGERAEQARAAGADEVGGDELIAKVADGWTDFDSAVATPDLMGKVGRLGKVLGPRGLMPNPKTGTVTMDVAKAVSDIKGGKIEFRVDRHANLHFIIGKTSFSDVQLVENYGAALEEILRLKPSASKGRYIAKATMSTTNGPGILLDQSKTRNLTSEDEAA, from the coding sequence ATGGCTCAGCACAGCAAGGCGTACCGCTCCGCGCTCGAGAAGATCGAGCCCGGCCGCGTCTACGCCCCCCTCGAGGCCGTGCGCCTCGCCCAGGCGACGTCGACGACGTCGTACGACGCGACCGTCGAGGTCGCGTTCCGGCTCGGCGTCGACCCGCGCAAGGCGGACCAGATGGTCCGCGGCACGGTGAACCTCCCCCACGGCACGGGCAAGACCGCTCGCGTCATCGTCTTCGCCGTCGGCGAGCGGGCCGAGCAGGCGCGCGCCGCGGGCGCCGACGAGGTCGGTGGCGACGAGCTCATCGCCAAGGTCGCCGACGGCTGGACCGACTTCGACTCGGCCGTCGCGACGCCGGACCTCATGGGCAAGGTCGGCCGGCTCGGCAAGGTCCTCGGTCCGCGCGGCCTCATGCCGAACCCGAAGACCGGCACCGTGACGATGGACGTGGCCAAGGCCGTGTCCGACATCAAGGGCGGCAAGATCGAGTTCCGCGTCGACCGGCACGCGAACCTGCACTTCATCATCGGCAAGACGTCGTTCTCCGACGTCCAGCTGGTGGAGAACTACGGCGCGGCGCTCGAGGAGATCCTGCGTCTGAAGCCGTCCGCGTCGAAGGGTCGCTACATCGCGAAGGCGACCATGTCGACGACGAACGGCCCCGGCATCCTGCTCGACCAGAGCAAGACGCGGAACCTCACCAGCGAGGACGAGGCGGCCTGA
- the secE gene encoding preprotein translocase subunit SecE — protein sequence MSDTAAAAASDAEGSAPRRDESPRREETRRGLFARIALFVRQVVAELKKVVRPTRQELVTYTTVVLVFVAVVMLFVTLVDLGVGQLAFLVFG from the coding sequence GTGAGCGATACCGCTGCCGCTGCGGCGTCCGACGCCGAGGGTTCGGCCCCGCGCCGGGACGAGTCGCCGCGTCGCGAGGAGACCCGCCGCGGGCTGTTCGCCCGCATCGCGCTCTTCGTGCGCCAGGTCGTCGCCGAGCTGAAGAAGGTCGTCCGGCCCACGCGCCAGGAGCTCGTCACGTACACGACCGTCGTGCTCGTCTTCGTGGCGGTCGTGATGCTCTTCGTGACGCTCGTCGACCTCGGCGTCGGTCAGCTCGCGTTCCTCGTCTTCGGGTGA
- a CDS encoding pyridoxal phosphate-dependent aminotransferase → MSEQSTPTTTSPRARVSARLAAIAESATLAVDARAKALKAAGRPVIGFGAGEPDFPTPDYVVEAAVAAAQDPVNHRYSPAAGLPVLREAIAAKTERDSGYAVRPADVLVTNGGKQAVFQAFAAVLDPGDEVLLPAPYWTTYPEAIRLAGAVPVEVFAGVDQGYLVTVEQLEAARTPRTKALLFNSPSNPTGAVYSPEQTAAIGRWALAHGIWVVTDEIYEHLTYDDAVFTPVVRVVPELADTTIVLNGVAKTYAMTGWRVGWMIGPADVITAATNLQSHLTSNVANVSQRAAVAALTGDLSAVEHMRAAFDRRRRTMVEMLNEIDGVRCPAPQGAFYAYPAVEGVLGRTIRGRTPRTSAELAELILDEAEVAVVPGEAFGPSGYLRLSYALGDDDLVEGVGRIQALLGEAR, encoded by the coding sequence GTGAGCGAGCAGAGCACACCGACGACGACGTCCCCCCGTGCGCGCGTGTCCGCGCGCCTCGCCGCCATCGCGGAGTCCGCGACGCTGGCGGTCGACGCGCGCGCCAAGGCCCTGAAGGCCGCCGGCCGCCCGGTCATCGGCTTCGGCGCCGGCGAGCCCGACTTCCCGACGCCCGACTACGTGGTCGAGGCCGCGGTCGCCGCGGCGCAGGACCCGGTCAACCACCGCTACTCCCCCGCGGCCGGCCTGCCGGTGCTGCGCGAGGCGATCGCCGCCAAGACGGAGCGCGACTCGGGCTACGCGGTCCGCCCGGCGGACGTGCTCGTCACGAACGGCGGCAAGCAGGCGGTGTTCCAGGCGTTCGCGGCCGTGCTGGACCCGGGCGACGAGGTCCTGCTGCCGGCGCCGTACTGGACGACGTACCCCGAGGCGATCCGCCTCGCCGGCGCGGTGCCCGTCGAGGTCTTCGCGGGCGTCGACCAGGGCTACCTCGTGACCGTCGAGCAGCTCGAGGCCGCACGCACGCCGCGCACGAAGGCCCTGCTCTTCAACTCGCCGTCCAACCCCACGGGCGCCGTCTACTCCCCCGAGCAGACCGCCGCGATCGGCCGCTGGGCGCTCGCGCACGGCATCTGGGTCGTCACCGACGAGATCTACGAGCACCTCACGTACGACGACGCGGTCTTCACGCCGGTCGTGCGCGTCGTGCCGGAGCTCGCCGACACGACGATCGTCCTCAACGGCGTGGCGAAGACGTACGCGATGACCGGCTGGCGCGTCGGCTGGATGATCGGGCCGGCCGACGTGATCACGGCCGCCACGAACCTGCAGTCGCACCTGACCTCGAACGTCGCGAACGTGTCGCAGCGCGCGGCGGTCGCGGCGCTCACGGGCGACCTGTCGGCCGTCGAGCACATGCGTGCGGCGTTCGACCGCCGGCGCCGGACGATGGTCGAGATGCTCAACGAGATCGACGGCGTGCGGTGCCCGGCCCCGCAGGGTGCGTTCTACGCCTATCCCGCGGTCGAGGGCGTGCTGGGCCGCACGATCCGCGGGCGCACGCCGCGGACGTCCGCCGAGCTCGCGGAGCTGATCCTCGACGAGGCCGAGGTGGCGGTGGTCCCCGGCGAGGCGTTCGGGCCGAGCGGCTACCTGCGGCTGTCGTACGC
- a CDS encoding RNA polymerase sigma factor yields MSTSGWAGQPYAERTTTELVAGAGAGDEQSWSEIVRRHTGLVMARVRQFRLTPQQAEDVAQTVWLNLLEHLADLREPAALPGWLSTATRHECIRVLNLSRRAVPVDPMTGRLDVQDDAELDQELLRSEQHAALRAALDELPAHQRDLLLLLSTDPAPSYQEVSARLGIPIGSIGPTRQRGLARLRRTAALTHFLAAPGGTALGEGGRDVLALG; encoded by the coding sequence GTGAGCACCTCCGGGTGGGCGGGGCAGCCCTACGCCGAACGCACGACGACCGAGCTCGTCGCCGGTGCCGGGGCCGGCGACGAGCAGTCGTGGTCCGAGATCGTGCGGCGGCACACCGGTCTCGTCATGGCGCGCGTGCGGCAGTTCCGGCTGACGCCGCAGCAGGCGGAGGACGTCGCGCAGACCGTCTGGCTGAACCTGCTGGAGCACCTCGCCGACCTGCGCGAACCCGCCGCGCTGCCCGGCTGGCTCTCCACCGCGACCCGGCACGAGTGCATCCGCGTGCTGAACCTCAGCCGCAGGGCGGTGCCCGTCGACCCGATGACCGGCCGCCTCGACGTGCAGGACGACGCCGAGCTGGACCAGGAGCTCCTGCGCAGCGAGCAGCACGCCGCCCTGCGTGCGGCCCTGGACGAGCTGCCCGCGCACCAGCGCGACCTGCTCCTCCTGCTCTCCACCGACCCGGCGCCGAGCTACCAGGAGGTCTCCGCGCGCCTCGGCATCCCGATCGGCTCCATCGGCCCGACCCGGCAGCGAGGCCTCGCGCGCCTGCGCCGGACGGCCGCCCTGACGCACTTCCTCGCGGCCCCCGGCGGAACCGCACTCGGCGAAGGAGGCCGCGATGTCCTGGCACTCGGATGA
- the rplK gene encoding 50S ribosomal protein L11: MPPKKKVTGLIKLQIKAGAATPAPPIGPALGQHGVNIMEFCKAYNAATEAQRGNVIPVEITVYEDRSFTFITKTPPAAELIKKAAGVAKGSPTPHTTKVASLTKDQVREIASTKLEDLNANDLAAAEKIIAGTARSMGITVQG; the protein is encoded by the coding sequence ATGCCCCCCAAGAAGAAGGTCACCGGCCTGATCAAGCTCCAGATCAAGGCCGGTGCCGCGACCCCCGCGCCGCCGATCGGTCCGGCGCTGGGTCAGCACGGCGTCAACATCATGGAGTTCTGCAAGGCGTACAACGCGGCCACCGAGGCGCAGCGCGGCAACGTCATCCCCGTCGAGATCACGGTGTACGAGGACCGCTCGTTCACCTTCATCACGAAGACGCCGCCGGCCGCCGAGCTCATCAAGAAGGCCGCGGGCGTCGCCAAGGGCTCCCCGACGCCGCACACGACCAAGGTCGCGTCGCTGACGAAGGACCAGGTCCGCGAGATCGCGAGCACCAAGCTCGAGGACCTCAACGCGAACGACCTCGCCGCCGCCGAGAAGATCATCGCCGGCACCGCCCGGTCCATGGGCATCACCGTCCAGGGCTGA